The following nucleotide sequence is from Anopheles stephensi strain Indian chromosome 3, UCI_ANSTEP_V1.0, whole genome shotgun sequence.
TGACATTGTTTGTACTGTTCAACGGAGTTTCCACTTTGATCCTGACGTCCTCGTAGGCTGTTGTTGTCCTTCTTCCGGCAAGAGCGGTGTACGGACGTATAGGTGTGCGAGAGATGTACGCGGAAAGGTTAATATCTCGGCACGTTAAAATgtgctgtgtatgtgtgtcgtCGTTGAAGCGAAACTTGGCAGGAAGTGGAGTGTAAAAAACCGTTCCCTTTGCACGGACTAGGAACGCCACCTGGAAGCGAAAAGATAAGAATGGCAAAAAGGATTAGCAATAAGGAAAACTGTTCATTCAGCACTTCATGATGTTAAGAGGGGAACGTAAACgagaatatttaaatttttaattaattcattcaCGAGTGGCACTGTCGGATCCTTGAGATTTCCCAGATATTTTTGAATCTGCCCCCGAAGGATTTGAAAGGTGTTGTTGATACGTTTCCTGTTAAGCGAGTTAAGATTAATGCTAATACTCTTTTAAATATAGTTGCAAAAATCCTAGAACATCCAAAACATAACAACTCATATTGAAATTATTAAAGCTTAAATAGAAAAGTATCACTCCGAATGCCTTAATTCCCTACAGCACTTGTAGAGATTTTGCTTTACAGTATGCTTTAAAAGTGGCCCCCATCGTTCTCTTGGCGCAAATTTCCATCACCTTACAGAATAGAGCACCCCTCCTCTTCGGAAACCACATTTGACCATCAATAGCAAGAGAAGCTGCTCAAGATGGCCCCTCATACACTTCTGACGACGGACTTGAAGTGATAAGGATAAGGCGCACCTTGCGCTGACATCCGTAAAATGTCATCTCCACCAAAAGAAGAAGGTGTCTTTGGCGTGAATGAACTCGGGTATTCTATCATCTCTTCCGAGCTTTTTCCACTTTTGTCCACTTTTCCACTCGAACAGCCCACCAAGAATAGAATGTAGAGCCTTTTGTAGTAGTGCGTCGTCTCCCAGGAGCAGacatgaaaaatggaaaagtcaTCAATTCCCGGTCGTCCCGCGTATGCTGGATTTTGTACGTGCTATCAGCCACAGTGTCCCCCTTTGGGAGACACTCATCCTCCCAATTCTAACCCATCGCTTCTCTCTCCCCTCCCGTGTGGAGTGACAATTTATTGGACGGAACATCTTTGTTCGGAAGCGTTGCTACACAACAGCAGTGCGCTTGTCTCGCGTTATGATGGATTTGTACGATCAAACACGTTACGGTTTCCGCTGGCCAAAAAGTGCGTAGTGTTTTCTCGCACGTACACCTAAATGGACCACAAAACTGACAGCCGTTTAGGTGGCTGCTGGCTGCGATGATGGCCGTCCGCTGGGTCCGGTTGGTTTGGGGCGTTAGCGCATAGCACGCTCGTACGCTTACCCGCTCCCCACGCGTTCGAGATGTTTGTTCGCATTTGATTAATCATCTCGAAGCTTGCCACGGTCATGCACGGAATCGAGCATCGTTACGCAGCCATTGCTCACCCTGACCCGCGCGAACGCTGATGATGCTGGGGAAGGGATGGCGCGCGCGATTGCATACGCTGTTTGGAAGGAGTTTGCACGCAGCCAGCTACGCCACATTAAATATCAAAAAACCACATCTCTCCACATAAGCTCATGCACCGTGTCCCATCCACAACGCGCCAGCACGGGGCACTTACTGTGCGACCTTCACCAATATCGTCGATTACTGAGTCTGGTCGACGGTCTGGCCTGGTGGTGGCGCTTGAGAAACTTGACCAACTTATGAAAATGAAACGGCACGcaattaaaacatttattgCTACTTAGTCGAAGCTTTTCTACCTCAATGTTCCTTAAACCCTAAACGGGTGAACGGTTTACACAAATAAAAATGCGTTACTTCTTGAGGAAGGCCAGGTTGAAGTTATCAAACATGAATCAACAATCACCTCCTTTCCCTTTCCCAACAGATACTCCATTCTACCACTTCCGCACTTCGGACTTAATGCTTTCCGCCGATCAAGCAGAACCGAGAGACACGGTTGGTACATTCCTCATTAGGCTTTATCCTCTACCGACACGCAAAACCCACCACCACTGCAGTTGGTGTTGATTTGGTTAGTTAGGCTAGACTTGTTCTACTGTCATTGAACCGGAACGAAGATCAAGGAAGGTACGTTCAAGCTCAAGAACCTAAGCGTTTACACCGGCCCGGAGGTGTTCCGAACTGCGTAGCCTAATAATGCGCGGCCCAAAGGTAAGGTCATATCTAATTTTAAACTGCTATTTGTTAGCCTATTCTTGGTCTCCAAACTGGTTAGAAATCAACTAACAGACAGACGGTAGACAAAATAGACAAGCGAGCATGATTTCACGATCGCAAAAGTAATTGTTGTGAACTTTAAGCAGTTTCGTATAGTAAAAACTGAGCAGTTTCTCCACTGAAGTTCGATATTATTGCTTCTGATTAGTGGTCCTGATCGGATAAGTTGCTGTGAGTGTTTAATGTATATCTTTTTATAATTCTTGCTCTCAATATTCAGTTCAGAAAGAGGTCCGTTTGCAATGTTATCAAACCCTATTCTCTGAATCATCTATACCGGCTTATTCATCTCCCTAGATATTACTTCGTAAATTCTTGATATCCCTCATGACGCAGCAATCTTCCCAGCATGTAGCGATACTCTTAAGCTATTCGCGGTCTTTGCTCTCAAAAGTTTGGAAACCTCTTGCCTCACACGATTGACTAATGATACCACCCTGTTCCCTGAGCCCGAGATCACAAAATCTACGTCACGTATTCCGCCATACCAAAAACCTACACAGTACGAATCACCTTGATGGACTTCCCCCGATTTTTTTCCGCCATTGCCCTAAGCAAGCAGGAAGTGGTGTGACCAGTTCTGTGGGAGATTTTCAATCAAATTACCCAACTGTTTCGGGTGGCATTTCTGCCACACTATATTCTTaacgttttttcttccaatccAATAGTATTTCGGGACGGggaacagaacaaaacacGCTCTGGCCACGCGTGATGGGACAATAAAACTGAAAGTGTGTTAGGTCGCTGTAAGGGGATTTGCAACGGAGAGGGTTTGCACGCGCGAGTGCATCCGCATAGTAAATTTTGCAGTATAATAGTGCCGAACGGTCGAAATCTTAAAGCGGACCCCCGGTTTTTGAGACACCAAAAACCTGTTACACTCAGTGGACGGCAAAGTTTGAACCCTCGACTGATATCATGCTTGTGAGTAATATTTGAGGGCTTCGCACCGACATACGACACTATTAATTGCCTTTTCACGGTAGACCCACAAAATGTGCTAAAATTATCGTCGTGActaaataattttgaagtttCTGGCTCACTGAGTACAACATCCTggaagaataatttaaaaaaaaatcttatttcAAAAATTTTGCATTACGCGTACTCAAACACCTCCTCAGAGAACCTAAAATTTGAAGGTTTTTGAAAGTAAAATCCAATTTCTGTTAAAAGCTTGCCAATCCCTGGTCTAAATGTATTCGAACTAATGCGAAATATCGCCGGCCAACGCTACGGTGTGTTACCGAATTTCATTCACACATATTTTGAAAACACCTTTCTATTTTTGTTACTCGTTTTGTCGTCTGCCTTCGTTTACCAGATGATTTTGGAAGTCTACGGAACCTGAATATATAGGTTATCACTTCCAACCAAAGCCACAATGTTAATAGCACATCTTTCTCTTTCCAGAAAAGCTATTTCAGCTATTtgagctaaaaaaaaaataagttgAACACTTTCCGGTCCGTCTCCAATCGATCGGTGAAAGGTTGCATGGGGGGATACTCATTCATTTCAATCTCTACTCTCTTGGAGACATTCATGTAGCACAGAAAACGGATAGCCGTGAGGAGCCGTCAAAGGAAGGACGCACCATTCACATAGGTAACACATTCCTCCATCTGGCACCCGGTGCTGAATTATTAAAATTCTTAATTGTTACCATATGGCCTTCAAGGGACCGAACGATTCCGAGGGTTCCAACCCCCCCTAATAAAACAACGGCTGACTTGAAGACCGACTGGCGTACACTATTTATGACCATGAAATCGATATACATTCATCCTTTCGGAATGTGTGGACAACCTGGCGTCTTGGTAAGTTAAGGGAGAGTTTTGCCAGCATTTTATACAACTTCGGACTGGGATAACTTACCCCTAGCCCTAGACTTATAGAGAAACTTTTATCTACCACAGTCCTAACGCtgaattggacacgattctatCCAAATGCCAGACTGCGTGATGATATAACCTGGCCACCGTTCGATGCAACCAACCGATCGAAGCCGGTCGTCTCTTACGGGAAAATTCATCCACACAGATTTATTCCACTATTTAATTAACTTTCAAATGCATCTCTTGCCATACGTACTTCTGACAGTTGAGCACGACGACGCGAACTTTGACGAGATGATTGAGCCGCAAtgaagcttcttcttcttcgcccgGTGAGGATGAGCCAATGCAACCGGATCGTAAGTGTGGTGCGTTCTTCTCACACTCAACGAGATCACCGCGATCACTACTGGCAGCAAGCACAACACACGCACCCCGATCCCTTATCGCTTATACGCACAAGATCGTTGATGACGGGAGCCACATACATTAGCTACGAAAACCAATCGTTACAACTCGACCGGCCACGGTGGACGGTTTACAGAGCCCTATGACATAAAACCACACGATTGGAGTGTTCGATTCGATTACACCACttcccactgctgctgctgctgctgctgctgggactgTCTGCTAGATTGGTAGCGTGGGGGCCGTCCTGTGCTTTTCCCGCGTCTGCTGCTCGTGGCCAGTGTCGCGAAACAACTGAAACTAACCTGCACCACCATACCATCGACTAAGCCTTGCCGTGAGCCCAGTGTAGTAGCAGTGGGGAATGCTGTTGTGCCAGCCAGCCCGTTCGGCATGGAAAAGGTTGCTGTCCGCCGCGATACGATCGGCCGCTATTACGCACACACTGTGACGCATCAAACTCGAAGGCGAGAACTGGTTCTCTCTCTACATGGTCCGCCCGAGCGAGACACGGCGAGCAGAACGTGAAGCCTCTGTTTGGAGGCACAACAGCGTCGATCgacgtttgttttgctttttgcggCCGAGTTTCGTTACGATTTACGCTTCTCTatctttttctctcgttttttttgtcttccgcggttttttttccatttcccccttttcattttccatcttTTACTAACTTGTTTACAAACAATCTGAGCCTGAGCTTTTagttgtgggttttttttgctatccaATCCAAGTTTTAGATTAGAAATCCATCAATCATAATTCTATTCTCATCCGTTTACAATTCTCCGTTCCGAGATTTTACAAACCGGTCTAGATTATATTTAAACTAACAAAATGAGGCGTAATAGATTCACGAACTAGAATAAATCAAATGTTATTTATAGCCGATCAGTAGCTATTCCTTAATCCAGTTCAATCGACCCGTCGAACGCATGTCAACTTTGCTTGTTACGCGCTGATTATTAATCCCTCTTTCCCACATAAAGGGAGGCTCTCTCGACATGTAagtgcaaaacgaaaaaaaaaaatcattcctcCGAGAGATCTACCCAGCTACCCCACCCGGATTGCCTTCAACGGGGTTGAAGGTAAACCGGTAGGTAGAGTTGAAGGTCGTGAGCATGATGTGTTGTAGATGAAAAACTTTGTTATTGTGGTGTGGTGGGAGACACAAGTACAGGCACAAGTTGTGCTTCGATAAAGACGTGAGCCGGGAGTGTgtcttaaaaaaacaaaacggctcACGTGCGGTGTTGCTGTGATGACCGGTAAACTAATTAATCGTTAAAGAACTACATGGTTTCCGGGTGGTATGCGATAAGGTGCAGTGACGGTGCAGCCTTTTTTTGGGCTTGCAATTGGGAAGAtattacttaaaaaaaatattgcagttattatcataaaaatatacattgaaaaatataaataattaaaagctttaaaaaatatgtaattATTGCAGCACATTCACCCATTGTTTGTTTAGATTATACAAATCTTTCTATGATCAATTACAAATCTTCTATGATCCTGGCTTCTTTTTATTACACTCTAGGAATGTTGGAATTGAATGTAAACACAattatttctgttttacaaTCGTTTTCTTCACAAGGTTGCAATGCAGCCTTAAAACCCCGTCGAAGACAATCTCTCACAGGGTGTACACAAGATCCGAGAGCTGAATAAACACggtattgcatacatttaggcacAACACAGGGCCCGATGAACTATGGTTGGTTCTGATGCATGCTGGTcatattttcaatttcaagcAGTTGACCAGCTAGCTTGGTATCAGTTATGAAATCGTGATCTTGAAAAATTGAAGCACTGAATACCCGTAGCTAGTGATTTATATGTATCACAGCGCTTTAAATTGACTTGAAGATTTGTGGCAAATAGTGTGTAATTCTTTATGTCCGATTAGAACTGCCTCGCTTTTTGCTATATCTTCTCccaaggagagaaaaaaagcgtcTATTAAGAGACAGATTCTGCACATCCAAAAGTGTGATGTTTCTGTAAAATGCAGTAGAAACTGGCTAGCGAAACCGAGGATTTACCGCCAGGTGGTTAGCTAAACTACTGTGAAACTTTGATCCGAGAAATTCGTCCTGATAATGCAGAATACCCTGAACAAGATGGATTTTCTCATGCAAAACACACTGTTCGTGTTTGAGACGAATCAAGCAGGATCTACGCTTACGAATCACATCATTCCAATGATACCACTCGTGCGACTATCAAATAACCCCGCAACTGACTTCAGCAGCGATCGATAGAATTTTAAGGGAAATCCTCTTTTCGAGAGCCCTATTCAATTATTCTATACCCAAGATCGTAGCAATAATCAAAGCCCAGTAAGATGTATTCAGTGGCGAGCTTTTAACTCAGTCCTCAAATATTTACTTTCAATATCCGATGAAAACAGAATTTATAAAGGAAACATTACTCTTTTTTAAAATTGCAATCATTATCAATGGCGTCACAAACATCAATTGTATCACAGACTAATTTGATAAAGTACCATTCATTAACATTGATTCTAGTGTCCTCATCCATCCGGCaggacacaaaaaaagtcAATCCAAGAAATGGTTCCGGAAGCATTGTGCTATCCACTGAAAAGACCGGATTTTACATCCGATAACAAGCTTCACATTCTTCCTAAAGATCCCTTATTGCTTTATATTCTCCCCATAACCGGTTTACTTACATGATGTAGTAGTAACTATCCCGATCGGCCGTTTTATGTGTTCGCATCGTTCCATTGACTCCGCCACCGGATCGACCGGCCCCTCCAACGCTGCCACTCACGGAGGCCGACGACGATGCCGAAAATGAGGGGCTCGCCGTTGATGGTTTCATTGACGTCATGGCGGACACTTGGCCGAACAGATTCCGTAAGTTGTCCATGGTCAACCAGTTGTGTTGCTGTTCTGCTTGGGTCTGCGTGTGTTTGTACAGTATCGTATCGAATTTGGCGTATGGTGCCAACCAGACGGTCACGAAAACAACCCCGGTGACTATTTCCGACGCCAATAACAATAAAACGACCAATGCTGAACTACCTCCTCTTGTTTGCTGATAGCGCTATGGTGTCGTGTATGCTGTGTGTCTTTCAGGTTTAAGCTCTTCCTCTTCTATGGGACGCAATATGCTACTCTACTGTGCCGGGTATATGATGATCGACGGGCTGCACAGACGAACCCCGCGGGTGAATCTTGTTTATCAAGAGCTGTCGCGTTTGCAAGACAAGAAGACAAAACCcgctcacacgcacactcggAGACTCTTGGGATCTTGCAAGACAGCAGGCTTTcagtacagcaaaaaaacaacctgcAAATAGATAGAAGTCGAAGAAACGCATTATTGTACGGAATCGTTGGACGAAGTCGTACGGACGTGTTGGGGAACTGTTGTGTTTGATAATTCAATTTTGGAGGCCCGAACCGTCTTATCAGGGCATATTCGCGTGGTGGGGTGATTGGAGGCCGGTGTGATGGCCTTTATTTGTGTCGTTTTGTGCAATCTTTACCCCTCGATGGGCTCTGCACGACGGGGTACCGTGTCGGGCCCTGTGTATCGCCGTTCAGAATGGTTTGTTACCAAGGCCACAACAACCAAACCCGGGTACAATGCGGGTCAATCGATTTCGATAGTGACGCTCTCCTCCAGTTCTTTCTATCGACAAAGACTTTTGCTTTCGCTGGAGCCGGGCAACCGATGATGATTGCCTGATTGAATTAAGACAATTTGGAGGCAACTGCTTTGTTGTCCGCATCCTTTCAGCTTTTGTGATgcaagcttttgttttccataAAATCCCGATTGTGCCAAATCTCTTCTTTTTCGAAATCCATTTTGCTGTAAATTCAATTGTTTCCCCGATTTCATCaaggttttcccttttctttttgttgaaTTTACAAAAGTATTTAAAGAAATGTAGGAGAAGCTTTTCAATGCCACAAGGGGTGGTTCGTCCGCTAATCGAACAGTTTAAGAAGCCAAAAACCCCTTCACGGCGCTCTGCTGTCCACTATCCATCTTACCAAAGCTCTCTGCCCTTCCCCAACCAAACCAGCGCTCGAGAAACAGTCACCAACTCGCCGCTCACACGCATCAAAGTGGGCAAAGTCGAAGTGGTTCATTTTATAGTTTCGCTGTAGGGCAGTGGTCGGCACACGCAGCACACGAAAGTAGCCAGACAGTCGAATGCTCGGTGGTTTACACTTCCACTAATAAGGTGATATGATGAAGTTAAAAACTAAAATCTTGTAAAATCAtgttaaaaatagtaaaaaaaaacaatattaaatgaaaatatttaagagGATCGGGGGAGGACTccttttgatttgtttgttattaATTTAGATGCAATATAAATCTttttgtagcaatacggccaggccgttctttatgaataaaaaaaaaattgtatccAAAAATAATCATAACAAGGTTCCGTTGTTTCAGTCATAACCAGGATCTATTTTCTAACATCCATTATCCTGGTGAGGTGCATCTAATCACCCCTGATGAATGAATCTAAGTATGCttagagaaagagaaattaAATAGTTCCTTTAGAGATTCCCGAATCCGGCCGCACGTGTATAGATTTGTGTATTCTGTAACGTAATTATTTTACATATCCAACATAGTTTTTAAATGGTCCGCTGTTCAGGGTGATCTGGTTGTgatttcaaatatttcattttgaaTTGATTCACATTCAAAGTATGGAGGATGATaacgattaaaaaaaagctaatcAGGCTACTAACGACCTCGTAGTGATGAAAACTTCTGTTCTTTGTGAATACTACCAATATTTTCTCGCCATGTCGATTTTAGCCCACGAACCAGACATTGCCGAGCCCTGCTTTAAAGTGCGTTTGCTTCGCTCGAAAGGGTACAAAGTACAGCGAGTGGTTTCACGGTGACCCTGTTCAAAACCGTTGAGGTGGGTAGGATCGGATCGGTTGGCAGCGCCACCAGGCCACATGCATGCTGCCTGTGTTCTCATCCGTCTTCCGGTTCGTGTTCGTTTGTTAGCCGTGTGTAATGTTGTTCGTTGCGAGATGATGAACGGTCTCTAACGGCGCTAAGTCGTTCACTTGCCCTTCATCTAAAATAGCCTCACGAAGATATTCATCTACCCAGCACTTCGATAAGACAGAAAGTCACAAACAGGGAGTACGTTATTTATGGGCTTCATGGTGATTAGTAAATTTGCTAAGCTTCAAATTGCGTCGCGGCAGATAAGATCACCAAATAGCCGATTGTTTTGATCGGTTTCTTCTGCTGTTTGTACAGCTTTTGTCGATAACGAAAAGCTTTATCTAAAATTATGTAGATAAAAAATCGGCACTCTTTGGAAAGGGAACGACAAAGCATAGATTcagtaaaattgtttaaaagttcaaagaacacaaaaacccagctaaataaaaattaaaattagctCTCCAAATAAAATTGTATCTTTTCTTACAGATGTTCTGCGATCGGTCCACTCAAGTGTGTCGAACACTGAATGGACGCTGCATATGTGCGCGTTTTATCTGccgaaccaaaacaaaaacattcccCATCTCGTTTTTATCTTGCTTCACCATTTATCACTTCATCCTTCATTTCTTCATGGATTTTGTGTTGACATcggggtgggagaggtttggaaaTGCGTAATTGTTTTCTGCTAATCCATTAAATTGCATCCCAAAAACCGACAACTGAATGAAGCGACAACAAAAACGTTGATGGTTttgggaaggaaggaagcagcagcaagccaTAGGGCCAGCAGTCGACACATTTTATTATCTGTTTTTATGAGCTATTTTTGGCACACGGCCTGTGCCGCCATGCAATGGTGAAGCTGGGCTGGCTTGCTGCCGTATTTTACCATTATCATGCTCACACCACCAAGCAACCTCTGGAaggcgaaaaaggaaaaagtacTCATCGACCCATCATCACCAAGCCAACATTTATGTTTGGCAAATGGTTTGAAGaaaaatcgcacacacacactttcctcCGAAACCAGccatcatttccatttccgagGCACCCTCCTCTGGGATACCAGCATGTAAATCTTCCCACAGCTCTCTCGGGGGAATTTTCTAATCGACAGTTGCgaaaagcttttccagatttttgATGACTTTTGACAGCttttttggcattttttttctaaacaaaacgccaagcaaaaaaaaggagcaacaACTCCTGTATGTAGAACCCCTGCGTACGGTGCAGCTAAGGACAcaacttttaattaaatttacaccaccaccaccatcaaccatcaccaccacacaacAGGGCCGAATGTTGAACAGGAcccacctttttttcttctcaggCGCAGGGACCCACTTGTTTCACtgtttgcaatgtattaaacTTTTTAACGttatgatgtttttgttttgtttttactcgcTTTAAAACTGAACGGCGGATGAAAAGTGAAGCGAACGGTCGCTACGTGCGATTCGGTACAGCGCGAGAGCTAAACTGGAATGGTTCAAGCTTCACTCCAGTGCACTTGACGGGGTCCTTTATACGCTTGGaatcgcgcacacacacagcctagCTACAGTGCGGCGAGCAGCAGTTGGTACCGCGGACTTTTTTTACGATACGCTTTTCATGGTGGTATACCGGCTGGAAGAATCTTTGAGAGCTTTTTCATTGCTAAAAGCACTtaactttgttttatttcgttttaaaatgaaatctGGCGTCGTTGTGCCAGATGCACTTTGCCGTACTGTCGGTGCATTTGTACCGTTGTAGTTGtatgttgtttcttttcctgCAGAGAGATGCACACACCGTGAGTGTGAGCagggtggaaaacaaacaaacactgagATAGCGTTACAGTGGTGAAGACTAAACCTCGGACATTACAGCGAATCGCCTCAGAAGAAGCAACATAGAGGTACAAAgtgagaaaaaatattaaatccgaataaaaaatcaatttaaatacgtaaagaaataaaaaaagaatgtgACATATTGCGAAAAGTGTAAAAAGATAAAAGATagaaaaaaggcacaaaaaaggggaagccGAAACTGCGGAAAACACTCATCAATAGACGATGTAAAATTCCTACTCATTGGCtcttttcttcctgttttgctctgtttttCTTGTTCCGTACGGTATGTATCTACAGCTACCTGAAAAGATTTGAATAACGTCGGTTAAGGTGCATGTTATGGAAAATTTCCAAAACTCGTTACGGCGGTAACCGAAAACTGTACCCTCTGTGCAGTTGAGCGGAAAATTTccaaaaactatttaaaattggCTTTTGGGTCATctatagagagagaaagagataagAGAGAAAGTGAGGTCCGCGTCGTAAATTCTCGTACCAAATCTGGTTTCTGTAACTTGCATTACCCTTAGCTGGGATACTCATTTGGAGTTGTTTGGAGTCAAAAATgaaagatgatgatgtttcGGATTTTTCGATTTAAGCTGGATTTACCTCTAGTTGTAAGGGTCAAATGTACATTCACAGCTGGAAAGTACATGGTACACAACTGCCGTATTATTAAGCGCCACATGCACTTCCCCCCAACAGCGCTTAGAATGCAACAACCTTGCCTACTACTAcacgtggggggggggggggggaggagagaaATGGCGGGAACCAGCCACGAGGAGAGAGCAAGATTACACATCGATAAACCACCGCTAACCAGTTTGAAGCGAAAAAGGCAATCCTCGTTTCTACCGTTTACACCCTAGAACGATCTGATTTCGCCCGGCTTGATCGTATGACCCACTCCACCCGCTCGGTACAAACCGATCGCTCGAAGATCGATGCTGCTACGTGTCCATTAAGTGCCGGgtgtaaaaatgcaaacaatttaGACTTCCGACGATGGATTGGCGATTGGCGCGATCACGATGCGCAATAACCCGAGGGGGGAAACGGTGATGTTTCTTCACACTTGTCCAGTCCAGGCCACTTGAGATGAGATTAGTTAGGACGATGGAACCTCCGCTCTCGTGGGACGCGGTTATCGTGAATCCAATCAAATCGTCATTCACGCAGTTGCTTTCAAAAAGCCGATTACACTTTGCTCCGCTATTTCTGGAATGTGGTGCAGTATTTTGTATACTACCGGGGATTTAACTagaaacattttatacgtacagcaacaagaaaaacaagaaaaacacacccacAAGACAAGTTGAGTCGAGGTCATGCTCTACAATACCGGcaaatgttattatttgttGTGTACACATCATGTTGTATCGAGGAAGTAGAAATAAGAGAATTACAGGATTACGGTTCTTCGTTTGTaaaaggtaaaataaagtaaggacacgcgcacacacacacgcgcgcatgGTCTAGGGACACTTTCGTTCGACCTGACTTTTGCCCGACTCCTCGTACTCCTGCGATGAGATCCACATCTGCTGGAATGTACCGATACT
It contains:
- the LOC118510128 gene encoding uncharacterized protein LOC118510128 — its product is MDNLRNLFGQVSAMTSMKPSTASPSFSASSSASVSGSVGGAGRSGGGVNGTMRTHKTADRDSYYYIMWRS